CTGATTCAAACTGCTTTTGTTTTGAACTCTCATGGTTTATGCATAGAGATGAACAACTAAATATATTGGTATACAACTTGGTTGATGATTCTCTTTGAATTGCTCAAAAAAGGTATGAAAAGAAGAAATCTTTTAACAGAATGCTTTAGCTTTAGGTTACATGTGtgttaagagagagagatgtggaAGCTCTCTTTGGCTAACTCTATATCAATCATATGGACGACTTTCACTTCTCAACTCTCCTTCTCTCACCTCCCTTTTGTCTTGTCCATTGTCTCCAGTGATCCCCACAGTCACCGAATCATCATCATTCATCAACACCAAGAGCTTTCTTCTttgcctcttttttttttgtaactgttcTTCTTTGCCTCTTGGTTCGTTAAAAGACCGTTTAACTAAACAGAGACTGTAAACGTTTGGATCTAAAGAGTAATAAGTAATTTGTGGGTTTTAATGTTTATAAAAGACATACAATGTGGCTTAATAAGATCAGTGATCGAGACTAGAATTTTCTTGACTGCAACAGCAAGAAAAGTACGTACTTATGTATGACTTCCATGACTCTTAATTTAATGTTCCCTCTTTATCTGAAAATTATAGAACCTTGAAGACATATAATAGAACGCAAAATgaacatatatgtatttttaatatagtATCATTCATACACATGAGATAGGAAAatggaaaaacatattttactaatttaatcatatattattcCCTTATTAACACGAActcagaataaataaaaaaaagcctCAAAGGTTCAAGATCCACACATCCTGCCGgttctcttcagtcttcacaAAGCATGAAGAATTGGTTGCTTCAGCAGGGCTAGGTTTAAATGATATACCAACACAAAAAGAAGTGTCAAAGATGAAGATCGAGACTCACATGATCTTTCACATTGGGTTTCCTCAATTTGTAGGGCCAAGTCGGCTCCCTAGTCTCTTGGTCATGGGACCTAAACGCTAAAGCTGGTGAAGCTGAGTAAACTCCATGAATAGCGTCTGTTGACGTGGAGGGCGGTCCACGCCAGAAACCTAAAGGGCTTCCGTTGATCGTCGGTGGGATAGACgaagaaggaggaggaagaagagtgcCTGAGTAATACGACGGCGTCTGTTGtactcctcctccaccaccgtaAAATCTAGCTTCTGTCGTCCACGAGGGATAGTGAAGGCTGTGATGGTTGTTGAGGAAGCCGTAGACGTAGTGAGGCTCAGGATGCTGATTAAGATATGAGGTCATGGAACCGCGCTTGGCGTGTTGGCGTTCGCGTTTGTGAGCGTTTTGGTGTCCACCTAGGGCTTGAGAAGTTGGGAATTTTCTGAAACAGTAGTGACACTCGAATCCCCTGttgtttcttttgtctttttccttttccttgaCATTCACAGAGCTACTCTCATCTTTGATCTTGGTTGTTGTAATTTCACAAGAATCTGCAGGGAAGTCTTCTTGTTGAGGGTTATGTTTGAGGAGCTCTTGGCCGAAGAGACGAATCTTGGAGCCTTTATGATCTTTAGGAGGAGTACAGCGGATGAACGGAAGCTGAGAAAAGGATTCAACATTGACGTTCATGAAGTCGTGAGTTTCTCTTCGTCCATTGGTTTCTTCCATGGaagggggagagagagagagagaggaatgaATGAGAGTGAGTTGAAGACAAATGAGGTTGACTGTTTTAGAGACGGAAAGACTAGATGAGGTTTCGCATTAATATAaagaggttccaacattcattTAGCTCGATTAACTTAAACATAATTCGTCACTGGGTTGTATTCTACTtggaaatatatacaaatagttataagtacatgtttaaaataattaaacgaTATTTATAATacctaaaatacttaaaatatctattgattttctaaccaaatatttaagctaaaccaatttttatgttaagtGTAGGTATTTTGgcatatattattcaaatttatatgttatataatatttttatttttagattttgaaaactttaaagtatatatgaactttaatatttgaaaaaaatttaaataggttatccgaagccaaacccaaaccaaacccacaaagatccgaaccgaaccaaaccaaatcctCAAGGATCCGAATCGAACCAAATGGTACTTAATGTCCACCTctaatcaaatgtaaaaaaaaagttattgataacaaaatgtatattgtttattatatttaattacaatatattttttaaaaaattcattctgcgcaaggcgcgggttatcGTCTAGTataatttatagataaataCGTCTTATCACACATGATATATTTGCAATCTTAAATACTAATATATGCATTTCCCTACATTAATGGGTGGTGtatgtattataattttttttacatgtaatatgtgtatttttaaatagtatctTATTATGATTGTATGATGGTTATATATACTTGTATGTGATCCAAGCAAAATATGatggtcatatatatatatatatattaataataatttcttttaaattaaactatataccatttaaaaatacataaatatgttaattttgaaattggCATTGAAAGAATATTGAGAccttaatatattaattttgaaatttgcctAGAACTGATATGAACCATCATCATTTTCTTAAATGGGCATGGAACAATTTTTAATGATTAACTAAAAGGGCCACGTACATAGTAAAATGTGTTTTGCTTTAAAAATGGTTTTATACCCAAAATCAATATGAACCATCATCATTTtcgtttaattgtttttcaCAATATAAATATAGGGTTGGACAAAAAATCTGAATCCCTAAAAATCAAACCAAGGCCAATCCAAAGAATAATACTGAACTTTAACCAAAAATGATTAGATATCTGTATGGGTTCAAAactttggtatctagagaacatgaaccgaacccgatccaagCCGTAATATTTTAGGTATCTGAATATATCCGAacaagatttatatacttaaatatatttattatttttaaatttaatatctaaaagaaaatacaaaatatataagacgtttttaagttgtccaaaatacttggaaatatatacaaatagttataagtacatgtttaaaataactaaacgATATTTATAATacctaaaatacttaaaatatctattgattttctaaccaaatatttaagctaaaccaatttttatgttaagtgtaagtattttggcatacattattcaaatttatatgttatataatatttttatttttagattttgaaaactttaaagtatatatgaactttaatatttgaaaaaaatttaaataggttatccGAAGCctaacccaaaccaaacccacaaagatccgaaccgaaccaaaccaaaccctCAAGGATCCGAATCGAACCAAATGGTACTTAATGTCCACCTctaatcaaatgtaaaaaaaagttattgataacaaaatgtatattgtttattatatttaattacatatattttttaaaaaattcattcTGCGCAAAGCGCGGATTATCATCTAGTataatttatagataaataCGTCTTATCACACATGATATATTTGCAatcttaaataataatatatgcaTTTCCCTACATTAATGGGTGGTGtatgtattataattttttttacatgtaatatatatatttttaaatatatttaagaaccggttcttagcttttttagttaaaagttaagagacggtttcttatattctgCTAAGAACCCCACTCTAAGAACCTCCCATTAATTATGCTCTTATATACGCGTCTTAATTCCCTACCGACACACatatgcttatatatatatccttcTCTTCAAACTCCAATCAGTTCTTTTTTCAGAGTTATCTCCTTTTTGTTAGTTGTAATTTCTTAGTCATTCATGCAAATGTTGAAACTAAGGCAAAAAGCTTATCAAATTGATCGTTAGCAGTTGAAAATGGGGGTGATGGTGAGTAATGGGATGAGTTAAAAAGAGGGATAGTTTGCAGGTAGGAGAGCATTAATTAGCAAGGTGAAGTTAGGTGTACGTGCACTCTTTTATACCATGCACCTAGTGATTTGGTAATTATGTCTACGTATAAGTACATGGATTTTACTACTAATAGCCTaagggagagaaagagagatctaATGAAATCAGGGCCGGTCCTGGACAAAGCCTAACGAAACATTGACCTTAGGCTcccaaaaattttggaaaaaattacatagaaaaaaacctccaaaattttatttttaggcccccaaatttaccaaattttttttttagctgGAATCTTTTAAAAACCGCAGCCCCCTAAATCTGAGGGCCGGCCCTGAATGAAAGTGAGCTCTTCTCTCTCAAGGACCAGCTTCTTACTCTCTTTCATGTTTTATCTCACTGATGCAAAGGTgatctgagagagagagagagagagagagagagttgaacGATGCTAATAATCAACTCGTTGAGCACGTCACTagataattaacaaaaagacCGAACCTTGTTTGTATAGATCACATCATATCATCAGTGTAATCTATTGATACTTATCAACTTGATCATCCGGCAAGATCTGTACCACGTCTTCTCTATTTTGAGCTATATCTTCTTCCCTTTATGATTATCTTTCTTAATTTCAGTTTACAACATTATTCTACATTTATTGCATAACTCAAACAAGAATAAAACAAAGTCTTAATATAGCTgtaaatattcaattttataaatataagttaGTTTTACAAAATTCGAAACatatcatatacaaaaaaaatctatgtttttataagtaattaaaaaattcgaataagtaatttttaaacatataaaatcaattaaaaatgaGAGGTGAAAGTGAACAAAGGTAAAATAgcaattattatataaatatcataACATGTTAGTTGTTATGGGTATAAACTTAGTTTCGGTCTGTTTTATGTATATGTGATCAAAATtccttatttttatttgattctcAATAAAATTGTACCACtctacttttatttatattttacttttaaaataaaatgcattaattaaagTAAGAACATCAATCTTTTATATGcaatgaaaaaaactaaaacatcatTTTTTGTATATGGAGAGAGTATAAATTTATATGAGTACATGAGTATTTTCTAAAACGTGTCTattaatcactacaagaaaacagcggcatactgagggaaaaaatcgtcggtatgtcgtcggaataacgctattccggcgacataccgacgaaaagtcctcggaattaactcctcggaaattcatctttcctcggaaatccctcgaaaatttccgacggaattccgaggaaaccctatttcctcggaatttccgaggaccacaagttcgtcggaaattcctcggaatattccgaggaagatgtcgtcggaatattccgagggataaacttcctcgaaatatttccaaaattaaaaaaaaaattataaatttatttttttaaattgaaattcgaaaatataaaattaaaattgaaatagaaaacatatttaaaatacaaaaaataataaaatagtttttataaataaaaaaatgtcttataaatacaaaattagttttaataaatatgaaatcatctttttataaatacaaaatagtttttaaaaatac
The window above is part of the Brassica napus cultivar Da-Ae chromosome C3, Da-Ae, whole genome shotgun sequence genome. Proteins encoded here:
- the LOC106385466 gene encoding zinc finger protein 8-like, whose amino-acid sequence is MEETNGRRETHDFMNVNVESFSQLPFIRCTPPKDHKGSKIRLFGQELLKHNPQQEDFPADSCEITTTKIKDESSSVNVKEKEKDKRNNRGFECHYCFRKFPTSQALGGHQNAHKRERQHAKRGSMTSYLNQHPEPHYVYGFLNNHHSLHYPSWTTEARFYGGGGGVQQTPSYYSGTLLPPPSSSIPPTINGSPLGFWRGPPSTSTDAIHGVYSASPALAFRSHDQETREPTWPYKLRKPNVKDHVSLDLHL